A single region of the Chitinophaga niabensis genome encodes:
- the hutG gene encoding formimidoylglutamase, whose protein sequence is MTLVCYQPPAAPWEGRMDGDDPASLRWHQYIRRADISREGLPVLQQGRKGIALLGFASDEGVRRNKGRTGAAAGPAAIRKMCANFPIHFDDHILVDAGDIVCDGNQLEMAQEALSATVNYILKEGYLPVLAGGGHEIAYAHERGIRRFTGTTQQLGIINFDAHFDLREPDANGPSSGTGFFQMAQDRAAENMPFHYLALGIQQNSNTRKLFQTADTLGAEYLQASLFQLKYRDQLLGAIQAFIKRTDKIYLTTCMDVFASPYAPGVSATAYNGLVPDALFLDCYRTVLRSGKLAGTDIAEVNPSLDQDNRTAKLAASLVYEIVMNYFAV, encoded by the coding sequence ATGACCTTAGTTTGTTATCAACCCCCTGCTGCACCATGGGAAGGCCGCATGGATGGAGATGATCCTGCTTCCTTACGCTGGCATCAATATATCAGAAGAGCAGATATCAGCCGGGAGGGATTGCCCGTTTTACAACAAGGCCGGAAAGGCATTGCCTTGTTAGGTTTTGCCTCTGACGAAGGCGTACGGCGTAATAAAGGTAGAACAGGTGCCGCTGCAGGACCTGCCGCGATCCGGAAGATGTGCGCTAACTTCCCCATACATTTTGATGATCATATATTAGTAGACGCCGGAGATATTGTTTGCGATGGTAATCAGCTGGAAATGGCGCAGGAAGCGCTTTCCGCCACTGTGAATTATATATTGAAAGAAGGATACCTGCCTGTACTGGCTGGTGGCGGGCATGAGATAGCTTATGCACATGAACGTGGTATCAGGCGTTTTACCGGCACAACACAACAATTAGGCATCATCAATTTTGATGCACATTTTGATCTGCGGGAACCAGATGCAAACGGCCCCAGCTCCGGCACTGGTTTCTTTCAGATGGCGCAGGACAGGGCCGCAGAAAATATGCCCTTCCATTACCTGGCCCTGGGCATTCAGCAAAACAGCAATACCCGTAAACTTTTTCAAACAGCAGACACCCTCGGGGCTGAATACCTCCAGGCCTCCCTCTTTCAATTGAAGTACCGCGATCAGCTGCTGGGTGCCATCCAGGCATTTATCAAACGTACAGATAAGATCTACCTCACCACCTGCATGGATGTATTTGCATCCCCTTATGCACCCGGCGTGAGCGCCACTGCTTATAACGGCCTGGTGCCGGATGCTTTGTTCCTGGATTGTTACCGTACGGTGTTAAGGAGCGGAAAGCTCGCCGGGACGGACATTGCAGAAGTAAACCCCTCGCTCGACCAGGATAATCGTACCGCTAAACTGGCAGCATCACTTGTCTATGAGATAGTGATGAATTACTTTGCAGTATGA
- a CDS encoding metallophosphoesterase family protein: MKIGLMSDTHGYLHPKVFHHFEKVDQIWHAGDIGNVALADELEAFKPLRAVYGNVDGQELRVRYPEHNLFMCEGMKVWMTHIGGYPPKYTTAIKPYIVKKRPQLFISGHSHILKIMPDPALQLLHINPGACGKQGWHKVKTLVRFDVENGGIKNVEVIELPD, encoded by the coding sequence ATGAAGATTGGATTGATGTCTGATACGCATGGTTACCTGCATCCTAAAGTGTTCCATCATTTTGAGAAAGTGGATCAGATCTGGCATGCCGGTGATATCGGGAATGTAGCCCTGGCAGATGAACTGGAAGCTTTCAAACCGCTCAGGGCAGTATACGGGAATGTGGACGGGCAGGAATTGCGCGTTCGTTATCCTGAACATAACCTGTTTATGTGCGAAGGCATGAAGGTGTGGATGACACATATTGGGGGATATCCTCCCAAATATACCACAGCCATAAAGCCATATATTGTAAAGAAACGCCCGCAACTCTTTATCAGCGGGCATTCACATATACTTAAGATCATGCCGGATCCGGCACTACAATTGTTACATATAAACCCGGGGGCCTGTGGTAAACAGGGCTGGCATAAAGTAAAAACACTGGTACGGTTCGATGTGGAGAATGGAGGGATTAAAAATGTGGAAGTGATAGAATTGCCGGATTGA
- a CDS encoding DUF4421 domain-containing protein: MIIRCVVLVLVLFLSASAAFAQQRLKRLLQTENDSAYIEDHTEDLTVRVFGSRKYTYYDIVDKRLKEEVLYRPNTSNNIGFGFNYKFIGINIGFKLPFINNDDDQYGKTKYLDLQSHLYLRKLVIDFYGQYYKGYYLANRRFNSQALSLRPDMYNTDLGLNVQYIFNDKKFSYRAAYLQNEYQKKSAGSFIVGGEVFAWKMKGDSALIPSNLGIEGFFDNEPFHRTSSVSMAANVGYAHTFVIKKYFFVTASLTGSAGVNQTVLNYLDGRNKRREFGWQLNNTVRFSAGYNSSKYFAGIHYVDMVTRSESPVNRTYQTFGTGNFRVSVARRFALKKPLF, from the coding sequence ATGATTATACGCTGTGTTGTACTTGTATTAGTGCTTTTTCTATCTGCTTCGGCAGCATTCGCGCAACAGCGCCTGAAAAGATTGCTGCAAACGGAAAATGATTCTGCTTATATAGAAGATCATACGGAAGATCTTACGGTACGTGTATTCGGCTCCAGGAAGTACACCTATTATGATATTGTGGACAAACGCCTCAAAGAAGAAGTATTATACCGTCCCAATACCAGCAATAACATAGGTTTTGGCTTCAACTACAAATTCATCGGCATCAATATCGGCTTCAAACTTCCTTTCATCAATAATGATGACGATCAGTATGGTAAAACCAAGTACCTGGACCTGCAATCGCATTTATACCTGCGCAAACTGGTGATAGATTTCTACGGTCAGTATTATAAAGGTTATTACCTGGCCAACCGCAGGTTCAATTCGCAGGCTTTATCACTCAGGCCGGATATGTATAATACAGACCTTGGTTTGAACGTACAATATATCTTCAACGATAAAAAATTCTCTTACCGTGCCGCTTATCTGCAGAATGAATACCAGAAAAAGAGTGCAGGTTCTTTCATTGTAGGAGGTGAGGTCTTTGCCTGGAAGATGAAGGGAGATTCCGCTTTGATCCCTTCCAACCTGGGGATAGAGGGCTTTTTCGATAATGAGCCCTTCCATAGAACAAGTAGTGTGAGCATGGCTGCCAATGTGGGATATGCGCATACCTTTGTTATTAAAAAATACTTCTTCGTTACAGCTTCGCTAACGGGTAGTGCAGGTGTGAATCAAACTGTACTGAATTACCTTGACGGGCGCAATAAACGCCGTGAGTTTGGATGGCAGCTGAATAACACGGTGCGTTTCTCTGCCGGGTATAATTCCAGTAAATACTTTGCAGGCATCCATTATGTGGATATGGTAACCCGGAGTGAATCTCCTGTTAACCGTACTTATCAGACCTTTGGTACGGGCAACTTCAGGGTGAGTGTGGCCAGGCGTTTTGCTTTGAAGAAACCACTATTCTAA
- a CDS encoding HD domain-containing protein, whose protein sequence is MHTDSIKNYWLLLTNRTSVRNPNFASQAIDRIIKRYSAPGRHYHNTAHLSDLICLQQQYAPFIMDNDSLLYAIYFHDIVYKVTHSDNEERSAQEAVVFLNRIGYPDDKQQKIFTFIAATQKHVNPLGDPDLDYLLDFDLHILGSTPSQYEAYTRQIRKEYGLYPSFIYKRGRKKVLQHFLSQPSIYKTAAFREKYEKKARENMERELELL, encoded by the coding sequence ATGCACACAGATAGTATCAAGAACTACTGGCTGCTGTTAACCAATAGAACATCCGTCCGTAACCCAAATTTTGCCTCGCAGGCTATCGACAGGATCATTAAAAGGTACAGCGCTCCCGGGAGGCATTATCATAACACGGCACATCTCAGCGACCTGATCTGCCTGCAACAGCAGTACGCCCCTTTCATTATGGATAACGACAGCCTGTTATATGCCATTTACTTTCATGATATTGTGTATAAGGTAACCCACAGCGACAATGAAGAAAGAAGCGCGCAGGAAGCCGTGGTTTTCTTAAACAGGATCGGTTACCCGGATGATAAGCAACAGAAGATCTTTACTTTTATTGCGGCCACCCAAAAGCATGTAAACCCGCTGGGAGATCCGGACCTTGATTACCTGCTGGATTTTGACCTGCATATCCTTGGTTCCACACCTTCCCAATATGAGGCATATACCCGGCAGATCAGGAAAGAGTACGGCCTTTACCCCTCCTTTATATACAAAAGAGGCAGGAAGAAAGTATTACAGCACTTTTTAAGTCAGCCCAGCATTTATAAAACAGCTGCTTTCAGGGAGAAGTATGAGAAGAAGGCCCGGGAGAATATGGAACGGGAATTGGAACTCCTTTAG
- a CDS encoding aconitate hydratase — protein sequence MVFDIDMIKKLYAALPGKVEATRKMLGRPLTLAEKILYAHLYAPTTTPFERGKSYVEFAPDRVAMQDATAQMALLQFMTCGRASVAVPSTVHCDHLIQAKTGAEADLATAIDTNKEVYDFLASISDKYGIGFWKPGAGIIHQVVLENYAFPGGLMIGTDSHTPNAGGLGMLAIGVGGADAVDVMAGLAWELKMPKLIGVKLTGKLSGWASPKDVILRVAGILTVKGGTGCIVEYFGEGADSMSATGKGTICNMGAEIGATCSVFAYDTKMSDYLKGTSRKEVAELADGVREHLRPDEAVYNDPAKFYDQVIEINLDELEPYVNGPFTPDLAWPISKFAQAVKENNWPEKLEVALIGSCTNSSYEDISRSASLAKQAIDKDLPVHSEFTITPGSELVRFTIERDGLLKTFADFGGVVLANACGPCIGQWARHIDDPNRKNSIITSFNRNFAKRNDGLASTHAFVASPEIVTALAIAGDLTFNPLTDTLKNRKGEDVKLDEPAGFELPPRGFDVKDAGYQAPAEDGSGVQVIVSPTSDRLQLLAPFTAWEGTDLKGLKLLIKAKGKCTTDHISMAGPWLKFRGHLDNISNNMLIGAINGFNDKTDTVKNQLTGEYGPVPATARAYKAAGIGSIVVGDENYGEGSSREHAAMEPRHLGVRAILVKSFARIHETNLKKQGMLGLTFNDKDDYEKIQEDDSIDILGLTEFTPGKPLTVVLNHKDGSKDEIVVNHTYNEQQIEWFKAGGALNVIRAQFAAAKK from the coding sequence ATGGTGTTTGATATTGACATGATTAAAAAATTGTATGCGGCACTACCGGGTAAAGTGGAAGCTACCCGTAAGATGTTAGGTCGCCCGCTTACATTGGCAGAGAAGATCCTTTATGCCCACCTGTACGCGCCAACCACTACCCCTTTTGAAAGAGGTAAATCTTATGTGGAATTTGCGCCAGACCGTGTTGCTATGCAGGATGCTACTGCCCAAATGGCTTTGTTGCAGTTCATGACCTGTGGCCGTGCATCAGTTGCGGTACCTTCTACCGTACACTGCGATCACCTGATCCAGGCTAAAACCGGTGCAGAGGCGGATCTGGCTACTGCTATAGACACCAATAAAGAAGTTTACGATTTCCTTGCCTCTATTTCTGATAAATACGGTATCGGTTTCTGGAAACCGGGTGCTGGTATCATTCACCAGGTTGTACTGGAGAATTATGCCTTCCCCGGCGGTCTGATGATCGGTACTGACTCTCATACGCCCAATGCGGGCGGTCTTGGTATGCTGGCCATCGGCGTTGGTGGTGCAGATGCGGTAGACGTAATGGCAGGCCTCGCCTGGGAACTGAAAATGCCTAAACTGATCGGTGTGAAACTGACAGGTAAGCTGAGCGGCTGGGCTTCTCCCAAAGATGTGATCCTGCGTGTGGCTGGTATCCTCACTGTAAAAGGTGGTACAGGCTGCATCGTGGAGTACTTCGGTGAAGGTGCGGACAGCATGAGCGCAACCGGTAAAGGCACTATCTGTAACATGGGTGCTGAGATCGGTGCTACCTGCTCCGTTTTTGCATACGACACTAAAATGTCCGACTACCTGAAAGGCACTTCCCGCAAAGAAGTAGCTGAACTGGCAGATGGCGTTAGGGAACACCTCCGCCCGGATGAAGCAGTATACAACGATCCTGCTAAGTTCTACGACCAGGTGATCGAGATCAACCTGGATGAACTGGAGCCTTATGTAAACGGACCATTCACGCCGGACCTGGCATGGCCTATCTCCAAATTTGCACAGGCAGTAAAGGAAAACAACTGGCCTGAGAAACTGGAAGTAGCCCTGATCGGTTCCTGCACCAACTCTTCCTACGAAGATATCAGCCGTTCTGCCTCCCTGGCAAAACAGGCTATCGATAAAGACCTTCCCGTACATTCCGAATTCACCATTACTCCGGGTTCTGAACTGGTTCGCTTCACCATCGAAAGAGATGGCCTGCTGAAAACCTTTGCTGACTTCGGTGGTGTGGTACTGGCAAATGCCTGCGGTCCCTGTATCGGTCAATGGGCCCGTCATATAGACGATCCTAACCGTAAGAACTCTATCATCACTTCCTTCAACCGTAACTTCGCGAAAAGGAACGATGGCCTGGCTTCTACCCATGCATTCGTAGCTTCTCCCGAGATCGTTACTGCACTGGCTATTGCCGGAGACCTCACTTTCAACCCGCTTACAGATACCCTGAAGAACAGGAAAGGTGAAGATGTGAAACTGGATGAACCTGCAGGTTTTGAACTGCCTCCAAGAGGTTTTGATGTGAAGGACGCTGGTTACCAGGCTCCTGCTGAAGATGGCAGCGGCGTACAGGTGATCGTTTCCCCAACTTCAGACCGTTTGCAGTTACTGGCTCCCTTCACTGCATGGGAAGGTACTGATCTGAAAGGATTGAAACTGCTCATTAAGGCAAAAGGTAAGTGTACAACAGACCACATCTCCATGGCCGGCCCATGGTTGAAGTTTCGTGGCCACCTGGATAACATTTCCAACAACATGCTCATTGGTGCCATCAATGGCTTCAACGATAAAACAGATACTGTTAAGAACCAGCTGACTGGTGAATATGGCCCCGTACCAGCTACTGCACGTGCTTATAAAGCTGCGGGCATTGGCTCTATTGTGGTGGGTGATGAAAACTATGGTGAAGGGTCCAGCCGCGAGCACGCTGCTATGGAACCACGCCACCTGGGTGTTCGCGCTATCCTCGTGAAATCTTTCGCTAGGATCCATGAAACCAACCTAAAAAAGCAAGGTATGCTCGGGCTGACCTTCAATGACAAAGACGATTACGAAAAGATCCAGGAAGACGACAGCATTGATATCCTTGGTCTGACTGAGTTCACTCCCGGTAAACCACTTACGGTTGTTTTAAATCATAAAGATGGTTCTAAGGATGAGATCGTAGTGAACCATACCTACAATGAACAACAGATCGAGTGGTTCAAAGCAGGTGGTGCATTGAATGTGATCAGGGCACAGTTTGCTGCTGCTAAGAAATAA
- a CDS encoding PspC domain-containing protein yields MNKIKDFVEWKAFGVCTALGEKLGIATSRIRIFFIYATFLAMGSPLIVYMILAFWMNIKNYIAKARRNPLRYL; encoded by the coding sequence ATGAATAAGATCAAAGACTTTGTAGAATGGAAGGCCTTTGGTGTTTGTACTGCGCTGGGTGAGAAATTGGGCATTGCCACATCACGCATCCGGATATTCTTTATTTATGCCACATTTTTAGCCATGGGGTCGCCCCTGATCGTTTATATGATCCTGGCTTTCTGGATGAATATCAAGAATTATATCGCCAAGGCACGCCGGAATCCCTTACGCTACCTTTGA
- a CDS encoding IPT/TIG domain-containing protein: MRNPSLMQAVLLCTLFFAACKKPATTKPGTHVPAVPELHSFLPAKGMSQTEVKIKGKNFNPAKAMNEVRFGGTLTQVVEATATELTVTVPMGAATGKITVKVGDKTVTSATDFTVEPETLSIIDFTPKQGPFGTTVTIAGREFGNDITVKINGVTAQLKQRSTTSIVFLVPANTSLTAHKIQVISDGNTVETATNFTVTAPGAYAEWVDLQKEFIPAGVFPFGVSFVHKNKIYWGFTNLTFAEPQTDYVVYDPADHAKGWALQNHPPADMAPSKLIHATAVVEQDRVFFGTGFLQDATNDWWEFKPESNTATRLTNYPEKTANGLSFVLNGNIYAGFGGVSKQLYKFDPAGNGTWQPVVTGTFREMSGATAAVLGNNAYIGGAIITVGGARNALFKFTAPDQLVRVNDLPDELAPSVISFVKDNKVYFISQRNVWEYTPDAAGGTYRAVIATTTGPVITHVAEVTVNGVKEIYGWTGSGRLHKFRFK, encoded by the coding sequence ATGCGCAACCCCTCTTTAATGCAAGCCGTGTTATTATGCACGCTATTTTTTGCAGCCTGTAAAAAGCCTGCCACCACTAAACCCGGTACCCATGTGCCGGCAGTACCTGAACTGCATTCTTTCCTGCCTGCCAAGGGAATGTCCCAAACAGAAGTAAAGATCAAAGGTAAAAATTTCAACCCCGCTAAAGCCATGAACGAAGTGCGTTTTGGGGGAACGCTTACGCAGGTAGTGGAAGCTACCGCCACAGAACTCACCGTAACAGTACCCATGGGTGCGGCTACAGGAAAGATCACCGTGAAGGTGGGTGATAAAACCGTTACCTCTGCCACAGATTTCACGGTAGAGCCGGAAACACTGAGTATCATTGACTTCACTCCTAAACAAGGTCCTTTCGGCACTACCGTCACTATCGCCGGCAGAGAGTTTGGGAATGATATCACGGTGAAGATCAATGGTGTGACTGCGCAACTAAAACAAAGAAGCACCACTTCCATTGTTTTCCTGGTCCCTGCCAACACTTCCCTCACCGCGCATAAGATCCAGGTGATCTCTGATGGCAATACGGTAGAGACTGCCACTAATTTTACCGTTACAGCTCCGGGCGCTTACGCAGAATGGGTAGACCTTCAAAAGGAATTTATTCCGGCAGGCGTATTCCCTTTCGGGGTATCTTTTGTGCATAAGAACAAGATCTACTGGGGTTTCACTAATCTGACCTTTGCAGAACCACAGACAGACTATGTTGTATACGACCCTGCAGATCACGCTAAAGGTTGGGCATTACAGAACCACCCACCGGCAGATATGGCGCCTTCAAAACTCATTCATGCTACTGCGGTGGTAGAGCAGGACAGGGTGTTTTTCGGAACAGGTTTCCTGCAGGATGCCACTAACGATTGGTGGGAGTTTAAACCGGAAAGCAATACGGCCACCCGGTTAACCAATTACCCGGAGAAAACAGCAAACGGCTTGTCTTTTGTTTTAAACGGAAACATCTATGCGGGTTTTGGCGGCGTCAGCAAACAGCTCTATAAATTCGATCCGGCAGGGAACGGCACATGGCAACCTGTTGTTACTGGTACGTTCCGGGAAATGAGTGGCGCCACTGCAGCTGTATTAGGAAATAATGCTTATATCGGGGGCGCTATCATAACAGTTGGCGGTGCAAGGAATGCGCTCTTCAAATTCACGGCGCCTGATCAGCTGGTGAGAGTGAACGATCTGCCGGATGAACTGGCACCTTCCGTTATTTCTTTTGTGAAGGACAATAAAGTTTATTTCATATCACAGCGTAACGTATGGGAATACACCCCGGATGCTGCGGGCGGTACTTACAGGGCAGTGATAGCCACAACAACAGGGCCGGTGATCACACATGTAGCGGAAGTGACGGTGAATGGTGTGAAAGAGATCTATGGATGGACGGGGTCCGGGAGGTTACACAAATTCAGGTTCAAATAA
- the kdsA gene encoding 3-deoxy-8-phosphooctulonate synthase, protein MKTLKALFKEQYNPENFFLIAGPCVIEDEDLVMGIAEKVSAICKRLNIPYVFKASYRKANRTSINSFTGIGDVEGLDLLQKVGQTFNLPVTSDIHSAAEAAMAAAYVDVLQIPAFLCRQTDILLAAADTGKFVNVKKGQFASGEAMKFAVEKIEQAGNKHVMLTERGTTFGYQDLVVDYRNIPIMKEMGVPVIMDCTHSLQQPNQTSGVTGGNPKMIGTIAKAAIATGANGLFIETHPEPAKAKSDGANVLRLDLLEPLLEELVRIREAVYVKA, encoded by the coding sequence ATGAAAACGTTAAAAGCACTATTTAAAGAACAATACAATCCTGAAAACTTCTTTCTTATTGCTGGTCCCTGTGTAATCGAAGACGAAGACTTGGTGATGGGCATCGCTGAAAAAGTATCTGCGATCTGCAAAAGGCTGAATATTCCATATGTGTTCAAAGCGTCTTACCGCAAAGCCAACAGAACAAGCATCAATTCCTTTACCGGTATTGGTGATGTGGAAGGACTGGACCTTTTACAGAAAGTAGGACAAACCTTTAATCTCCCCGTTACTTCAGATATTCACTCCGCTGCAGAAGCTGCTATGGCAGCTGCTTATGTGGATGTCCTTCAAATACCTGCCTTCCTTTGCCGCCAGACGGATATATTACTGGCTGCTGCAGATACCGGCAAGTTTGTAAATGTGAAGAAAGGGCAGTTTGCCAGTGGTGAAGCCATGAAATTTGCAGTGGAGAAGATAGAGCAGGCGGGCAATAAACATGTGATGCTTACAGAAAGGGGCACTACCTTCGGGTACCAGGACCTCGTGGTGGATTATCGTAATATTCCTATCATGAAAGAAATGGGCGTTCCCGTGATCATGGATTGTACCCACTCGCTGCAGCAACCCAATCAAACATCCGGCGTTACCGGCGGCAATCCCAAAATGATCGGCACTATTGCCAAGGCCGCTATTGCAACCGGTGCAAACGGGTTGTTCATAGAAACACATCCTGAACCCGCAAAAGCTAAATCAGATGGCGCCAACGTGCTTCGGCTTGACCTGCTGGAACCATTGCTGGAAGAGCTGGTACGGATCAGGGAAGCCGTATATGTGAAAGCGTAA
- a CDS encoding NAD-dependent epimerase/dehydratase family protein, whose protein sequence is MKKDKILVIGACGQIGVELTLALRKMYGDNNVVASDLREEHDLLKGTGPYVSLDVMNKEMLHVLVIRHNITQVYLLAAILSATGEKNPLLAWHINMQSLLNVLDIAKEEGLDKIYWPSSIAVFGPNSPKEDTPQHTIIEPTTIYGISKFAGERWCEYYNHRYGIDVRSLRYPGLISYKSAPGGGTTDYAVEIYHEALEEGSYKCFLSEDTYLPMMYMPDAIRATIELMEADSAKIKVRSAYNLSGMSFSPKEIATAIKQHIPSFSISYEPDYRQQIANGWPQSIDDGLAGADWGWKPEFNLEKMTEDMLKNLKQQKGMK, encoded by the coding sequence ATGAAGAAAGATAAGATACTGGTTATTGGCGCATGCGGTCAGATCGGCGTGGAACTAACGCTGGCCCTGCGCAAAATGTATGGCGATAATAACGTAGTGGCATCCGATCTCCGCGAAGAGCACGACCTGCTGAAAGGCACCGGCCCTTATGTATCGCTGGACGTGATGAACAAAGAAATGCTGCATGTACTGGTTATCCGTCACAACATTACCCAGGTCTATCTGCTGGCTGCCATCCTTTCTGCTACCGGGGAAAAGAACCCGCTGCTGGCCTGGCATATCAATATGCAAAGCCTGCTGAATGTGCTGGACATTGCCAAGGAAGAGGGGCTGGACAAGATCTACTGGCCCAGTTCCATTGCCGTATTCGGCCCCAATTCACCTAAAGAAGATACACCGCAACATACCATCATTGAACCTACTACCATTTACGGCATCAGTAAATTTGCCGGCGAACGCTGGTGCGAATATTACAACCACCGCTATGGCATAGATGTACGCAGCCTGCGTTATCCCGGCCTGATCAGCTATAAATCTGCCCCGGGCGGCGGTACTACAGACTATGCGGTAGAGATCTACCACGAAGCCCTGGAAGAAGGCAGTTACAAATGTTTCCTTTCAGAAGACACCTACCTGCCCATGATGTATATGCCGGATGCCATCCGTGCTACTATTGAGCTGATGGAGGCAGACAGTGCAAAGATCAAGGTGCGCTCTGCCTATAACCTGTCTGGCATGAGTTTCTCCCCTAAAGAGATCGCCACTGCCATCAAACAACATATACCTTCCTTCAGCATCAGCTACGAACCCGACTACCGCCAGCAGATTGCCAACGGCTGGCCCCAAAGCATCGACGATGGCCTGGCCGGAGCGGATTGGGGCTGGAAACCTGAGTTCAACCTCGAAAAAATGACCGAGGATATGCTGAAGAACCTCAAACAGCAGAAAGGAATGAAATAA